The following are encoded in a window of Mycobacterium decipiens genomic DNA:
- the ribD gene encoding bifunctional diaminohydroxyphosphoribosylaminopyrimidine deaminase/5-amino-6-(5-phosphoribosylamino)uracil reductase RibD, translating to MNVEQVKNIDEAMRLAIEHSYQVKGTTYPNPPVGAVIVDPNGRVVGVGATEPAGGDHAEVVALRRAGGLAAGGIAVVTMEPCNHYGKTPPCVNALIEARVGTVFYAVADPNGIAGGGAGRLSAAGVQVRSGVMADQVAAGPLREWLHKQRTGLPHVTWKYATSVDGRSAAADGSSQWISSEAARQDVHRRRAIADAIVVGTGTVLADDPALTARLADGSLAQQQPLRVVVGKRDIPTEAKVLNDDARTMVIRTHEPVEVLRALSDRTDVLLEGGPTLAGAFLRAGAINRILAYVAPILLGGPVTAVDDVGVSSITQALRWQFDSVEKVGSDLLLSLVGR from the coding sequence ATGAACGTGGAGCAGGTCAAGAACATCGACGAGGCCATGCGCCTGGCGATCGAGCACTCCTACCAGGTCAAGGGCACCACCTATCCGAACCCGCCGGTCGGGGCCGTGATTGTGGATCCCAACGGCCGGGTCGTCGGCGTCGGCGCCACCGAGCCGGCCGGCGGCGATCACGCCGAGGTGGTCGCGCTGCGGCGGGCCGGCGGATTGGCCGCCGGCGGCATCGCGGTGGTCACCATGGAGCCGTGTAATCACTACGGCAAGACTCCGCCGTGCGTGAACGCTCTGATCGAAGCCAGGGTGGGCACGGTGTTCTACGCCGTCGCCGACCCAAACGGGATCGCGGGGGGCGGCGCGGGCCGGCTGTCGGCGGCCGGCGTGCAGGTGCGGTCCGGGGTGATGGCGGATCAGGTGGCGGCCGGACCGTTGCGGGAGTGGCTGCACAAGCAGCGCACCGGTTTGCCGCATGTGACGTGGAAGTACGCCACCAGCGTCGACGGCCGCAGCGCCGCCGCCGACGGCTCCAGCCAGTGGATATCCAGTGAGGCCGCACGCCAGGACGTGCATCGTCGCCGCGCCATCGCCGACGCGATCGTTGTTGGCACCGGCACCGTCCTCGCCGACGACCCAGCCCTGACCGCTCGGCTGGCGGACGGCTCGCTCGCGCAGCAGCAGCCCTTGCGCGTGGTGGTGGGCAAGCGTGACATACCGACGGAAGCAAAAGTTCTCAACGACGATGCGCGCACCATGGTGATCCGTACCCACGAGCCGGTGGAGGTGCTCAGGGCGCTGTCGGATCGCACCGATGTGTTGCTGGAGGGCGGTCCCACCCTCGCTGGGGCCTTCCTACGGGCCGGCGCGATCAATCGGATCCTGGCCTACGTCGCCCCGATCTTGTTGGGTGGCCCGGTCACTGCGGTCGATGATGTGGGGGTCTCTAGCATCACCCAGGCCTTGCGTTGGCAGTTCGACAGCGTCGAAAAGGTCGGATCGGATCTGTTGCTTAGCCTGGTGGGGCGTTAA
- a CDS encoding MFS transporter has product MRAGRRVAISAGSLAVLLGALDTYVVVTIMRDIMNSVGIPINQLHRITWIVTMYLLGYIAAMPLLGRASDRFGRKLMLQVSLAAFIVGSVVTALAGHFGDFHMLIAGRTIQGVASGALLPITLALGADLWSQRNRAGVLGGIGAAQELGSVLGPLYGIFIVWLFHDWRDVFWINVPLTGIAMVMIHFSLPSHDRSAEPERIDVVGGGLLATALGLAVIGLYNPNPDGKEVLPDYGLPMLAGAILAAVAFFAWERFARTRLIEPAGVHFRPFLAALGASVAAGAALMVTLVNVELFGQGVLQLNQSQAAGMLLWFLIALPIGALTGGWIATRVGDRAVTFVGLLIAAGGYWLISHWPVDLLAYRHSILGLFTVPAVHSDLLVAGLGLGLVIGPLSSATLRVVPSAQHGIASAAVVVARMTGMLIGVAALSAWGLYRFNQILAGLSASVPPNASLLERAAAIGAQYQKAFALMYGEIFTITALVCVVGAVLGLLVSGRKEHADEPEVAEQPTLAPQVEPL; this is encoded by the coding sequence ATGCGAGCAGGACGCCGAGTCGCGATCAGCGCGGGCAGCCTAGCGGTACTGCTGGGCGCGCTGGACACCTATGTCGTGGTCACCATCATGCGCGACATCATGAACAGCGTCGGTATACCGATTAACCAGCTGCACCGGATCACTTGGATCGTCACGATGTACCTGCTGGGTTACATCGCTGCCATGCCACTATTGGGCCGGGCGTCGGATCGGTTCGGCCGCAAGCTGATGCTGCAGGTCAGCCTGGCCGCATTCATCGTCGGCTCGGTGGTGACCGCGCTGGCCGGGCACTTTGGCGATTTCCATATGTTGATCGCGGGCCGCACCATCCAGGGTGTCGCCAGCGGTGCGCTGTTGCCGATCACGTTGGCGCTGGGCGCCGATTTGTGGTCGCAGCGCAACCGCGCCGGTGTGTTGGGCGGGATCGGCGCGGCGCAGGAGCTCGGCAGCGTGCTGGGCCCGCTGTACGGAATCTTCATCGTCTGGCTGTTCCACGACTGGCGAGACGTGTTCTGGATCAACGTCCCGCTGACCGGCATCGCCATGGTGATGATCCACTTCAGCCTCCCCTCCCACGACCGCAGCGCGGAGCCGGAGCGGATCGACGTGGTCGGTGGTGGGCTGCTGGCGACCGCCCTGGGCCTCGCGGTCATCGGGCTGTACAACCCCAACCCCGACGGCAAAGAAGTGCTGCCGGACTACGGGCTGCCCATGCTGGCCGGGGCGATCCTTGCCGCGGTGGCGTTCTTCGCCTGGGAACGCTTCGCCCGCACCCGCCTGATCGAACCGGCCGGGGTGCACTTCCGGCCGTTCCTGGCCGCGCTGGGCGCATCAGTGGCTGCGGGCGCGGCGCTGATGGTGACGCTGGTCAACGTGGAGCTGTTCGGCCAGGGCGTGCTGCAGTTGAACCAGAGCCAGGCGGCCGGAATGCTGCTGTGGTTCCTTATCGCATTGCCGATCGGCGCGCTGACGGGCGGGTGGATAGCCACCCGGGTCGGCGACCGAGCGGTGACCTTCGTCGGGTTACTCATCGCCGCCGGCGGTTACTGGCTGATTTCGCACTGGCCAGTGGACCTGCTGGCCTATCGGCACAGCATCCTCGGCCTGTTCACAGTGCCCGCGGTGCACTCCGACCTGCTGGTGGCCGGTTTGGGGTTGGGGCTGGTGATCGGGCCGCTATCGTCGGCGACCCTGCGGGTTGTCCCGTCGGCCCAGCACGGCATCGCTTCCGCAGCGGTGGTGGTGGCCCGGATGACCGGGATGCTGATCGGTGTGGCCGCGCTGAGCGCCTGGGGGTTGTACCGGTTCAACCAGATCCTGGCGGGGTTGTCGGCGTCGGTACCGCCCAACGCCAGCCTGCTTGAGCGCGCGGCCGCCATCGGAGCCCAATACCAGAAGGCGTTCGCGCTGATGTACGGCGAGATATTCACCATCACCGCGCTCGTGTGTGTGGTCGGTGCGGTGCTGGGCCTTTTGGTTAGCGGCCGCAAGGAACACGCCGACGAACCGGAGGTTGCAGAGCAGCCGACCCTCGCGCCTCAAGTAGAGCCGCTTTAA
- a CDS encoding LppX_LprAFG lipoprotein: MQTPRRPRRLVAVLAALSIAATVVAGCSSGSKPSAGPLPEAKPLVEEATAQTKTLKSAHLVLTVNGKIPGLSLKTLSGDLTTNPTAATGNVKLTLGGSDIDADFVVFDGILYATLTPNKWSDFGPAADIYDPSQVLNPDTGLANVLAHLTDAKAEGRDSINGQNTIRISGKVTAQAVNQIAPPFNATQPVPATVWIQEAGDHQLAQAQLDRGSGNSVQMTLSKWGEQVQVSKPPVS, from the coding sequence ATGCAGACCCCCAGACGTCCCCGCCGGCTAGTTGCCGTACTCGCCGCCCTGAGCATCGCCGCCACCGTGGTTGCCGGCTGCTCGTCGGGCTCGAAGCCCAGCGCCGGACCGCTTCCCGAAGCCAAGCCGTTGGTCGAGGAGGCCACCGCGCAAACCAAGACCCTCAAGAGCGCACATCTGGTGCTGACGGTGAACGGCAAGATCCCGGGACTTTCCCTCAAGACGCTGAGCGGTGATCTCACCACCAACCCCACCGCCGCGACGGGAAACGTCAAACTTACGCTCGGTGGGTCTGATATCGATGCCGACTTCGTGGTCTTCGACGGGATCCTGTACGCCACCCTGACGCCCAATAAGTGGAGCGATTTCGGTCCCGCGGCCGACATCTACGACCCCTCGCAGGTACTGAACCCCGATACCGGCCTGGCCAACGTGCTCGCGCACCTCACCGACGCCAAAGCCGAAGGACGCGACTCCATCAACGGGCAGAACACCATCCGCATCAGCGGCAAGGTGACGGCACAGGCGGTGAATCAAATCGCGCCGCCGTTCAACGCGACGCAGCCGGTGCCGGCCACCGTGTGGATTCAGGAGGCCGGTGATCATCAACTGGCGCAGGCCCAGTTGGACCGCGGCTCGGGCAATTCCGTCCAGATGACCTTGTCGAAATGGGGCGAGCAGGTCCAGGTCAGCAAGCCCCCGGTGAGCTGA
- a CDS encoding riboflavin synthase, giving the protein MFTGIVEELGEVTGRDALVDAARLVIRGPMVTSDAGHGDSIAVNGVCLTVVDVLPDGQFTADVMAETLNRSNLGELRPGSRVNLERAAALSSRLGGHIVQGHVDGTGEIVARAPSEHWEVVRIEVPAAVARYVVEKGSITVDGISLTVSGLGAEPRDWFEVSLIPTTRELTTLGSAPVGTRVNLEVDVIAKYVERLMQSAG; this is encoded by the coding sequence ATGTTCACCGGAATTGTCGAGGAACTCGGAGAGGTGACCGGCCGGGACGCCCTCGTCGATGCGGCGCGGTTGGTCATCCGCGGTCCCATGGTCACCTCCGACGCCGGCCACGGCGACTCGATCGCCGTCAACGGCGTGTGCCTGACGGTCGTCGATGTTTTGCCCGACGGCCAATTCACCGCCGACGTGATGGCCGAGACGCTGAATCGGTCCAACTTGGGTGAACTACGGCCCGGCAGCCGGGTGAACCTGGAACGCGCCGCGGCCCTGAGCAGCCGGCTCGGCGGGCACATCGTGCAGGGGCATGTGGACGGGACCGGCGAAATCGTGGCTCGCGCTCCGTCGGAACACTGGGAGGTGGTGCGGATCGAGGTGCCCGCGGCGGTGGCTCGCTATGTCGTCGAGAAGGGCTCGATTACCGTCGACGGGATTTCGCTGACGGTCTCCGGGCTGGGCGCCGAACCCCGCGACTGGTTCGAGGTTTCGCTGATCCCGACGACCCGGGAGCTGACCACGCTGGGTTCCGCTCCGGTGGGAACGCGGGTAAACCTCGAGGTCGATGTCATCGCCAAGTATGTTGAGCGGCTCATGCAGAGCGCCGGCTAA
- a CDS encoding bifunctional 3,4-dihydroxy-2-butanone-4-phosphate synthase/GTP cyclohydrolase II, whose translation MTRLDSVERAVADIAAGKAVVVIDDEDRENEGDLIFAAEKATPELVAFMVRYTSGYLCVPLDGAVCDRLGLLPMYAVNQDKHGTAYTVTVDARTGIGTGISASDRATTMRLLADPASVADDFTRPGHVVPLRAKDGGVLRRPGHTEAAVDLARMAGLQPAGAICEIVSQKDEGSMAQTDELRVFADEHGLALITIADLIEWRRKHEKHIERVAEARIPTRHGEFRAIGYTSIYEDVEHVALVRGEIAGPNADGDDVLVRVHSECLTGDVFGSRRCDCGPQLDAAMGMVAREGRGVVLYMRGHEGRGIGLMHKLQAYQLQDAGADTVDANLKLGLPADARDYGIGAQILVDLGVRSMRLLTNNPAKRVGLDGYGLHIIERVPLPVRANADNIRYLMTKRDKMGHDLVGLDDFNDFPESVHLPGEFGGAL comes from the coding sequence ATGACGAGGTTGGACTCCGTCGAGCGGGCGGTTGCCGACATTGCAGCGGGTAAGGCCGTCGTCGTCATCGATGACGAGGACCGCGAGAACGAGGGCGATCTGATCTTCGCCGCCGAGAAGGCAACGCCGGAGCTGGTGGCCTTCATGGTTCGCTACACCTCGGGATATCTGTGCGTGCCGCTGGATGGCGCGGTCTGCGACCGGCTGGGCCTGTTGCCCATGTACGCGGTGAACCAGGATAAGCACGGGACCGCATACACCGTGACCGTCGATGCACGGACTGGCATCGGGACGGGCATTTCGGCATCCGATCGGGCTACCACAATGCGGTTGCTAGCCGATCCGGCCAGTGTCGCCGACGATTTCACCCGCCCCGGTCATGTGGTTCCGTTGCGGGCCAAGGATGGCGGCGTGCTGCGCCGGCCCGGCCACACCGAGGCCGCCGTGGACCTGGCCCGGATGGCCGGGTTGCAACCCGCGGGGGCGATTTGCGAGATCGTCAGCCAAAAAGACGAGGGCTCTATGGCGCAGACCGATGAGTTGCGGGTCTTCGCCGATGAGCACGGTCTCGCGCTCATCACCATTGCTGACTTGATCGAATGGCGGCGCAAGCACGAGAAACACATCGAGCGCGTCGCCGAGGCCCGGATCCCGACCCGTCATGGGGAGTTTCGCGCCATTGGCTACACCAGCATCTACGAGGACGTGGAACATGTGGCGCTGGTCCGCGGCGAGATCGCCGGGCCGAACGCCGACGGCGACGATGTGCTGGTCCGGGTGCACTCCGAGTGCTTGACCGGTGACGTGTTCGGGTCGCGCCGCTGCGATTGCGGGCCCCAGCTGGACGCCGCGATGGGAATGGTTGCCCGGGAAGGGCGTGGCGTGGTGCTGTACATGCGTGGCCATGAGGGCCGCGGCATCGGCCTGATGCACAAACTGCAGGCCTACCAGCTGCAGGACGCGGGTGCGGATACCGTGGACGCCAACCTCAAGCTTGGATTACCGGCCGACGCAAGGGATTACGGGATCGGCGCACAGATCCTCGTCGACCTCGGGGTACGCTCGATGCGGCTGCTGACCAATAACCCGGCCAAGCGGGTGGGACTGGATGGGTACGGATTGCACATCATCGAACGGGTGCCGCTGCCGGTGCGGGCCAACGCGGATAATATCCGCTACCTGATGACCAAACGTGACAAAATGGGCCACGACCTCGTCGGGCTGGACGATTTCAATGATTTTCCGGAATCTGTCCATCTTCCGGGTGAATTCGGTGGTGCTTTGTGA